A genomic segment from Aegilops tauschii subsp. strangulata cultivar AL8/78 chromosome 1, Aet v6.0, whole genome shotgun sequence encodes:
- the LOC109732210 gene encoding uncharacterized protein, protein MNESSSLSLAPPGESMAEVHAGNRERLVAALRAHLSAAGRPLRGIVLLKGGEEQTRYCTDHVPLFRQESYFAYLFGVREPGFYGAVDIGSGQSILFAPRFSPDDAIWNGKPKKLPYFKDMYKVDSVFYVDELAQVLRCECSEHGHGEPLLFLLYGQNTDSGNYSRPASFEGMDKFDTDLSTLHPILTECRVTKSDMELALIQHANDVSSEAHVEVMRKIKPGMTENQLESTFRCHASMPRFRSKFQDFPWLPRISVPLGCRRCSYTCVCATGQNSSILHYGQNDGTVNDGDMALMDMGAEYNFYASDITCSYPTNGKFTRNQAVVYNAVLKAHNDVISHMRPGVKWIDMHKLAERRILESLKEEDIIRGDIGDMMDRRLGAVFMPHGLGHLLGIDAHDPGGYPEGLERPEEPGLRSLRTTRELKQGMVITVEPGCDFIDALLGQARDDPICSSFFNWEKIEMYRSFGGVRIESNVYVTAQGCKNLTNCPRERNRSGNGWCALAFT, encoded by the exons ATGAACgagtcctcctccctctccctcgctccACCCGGGGAGTCCATGGCGGAGGTGCACGCCGGCAACCGCGAGCGCCTCGTCGCCGCGCTCCGCGCCCAcctctccgccgccggccgcccTCTCCGCGGCATCGTCCTTCTCAAGGGCGGCGAGGAGCAGACCCGTTACTGCACCGACCACGTCCCGCTCTTCAGGCAGGAGAGCTACTTCGCGTATCTGTTCGGGGTGCGAGAGCCGGGGTTCTACGGCGCCGTCGACATTGGTTCCGGACAGTCCATCTTGTTCGCTCCAAGGTTCTCACCTGACGACGCTATTTGGAACGGCAAACCCAAAAAATTGCCTTACTTCAAGGACATGTACAAGGTCGATTCTGTCTTCTATGTTGACGAGCTTGCGCAGGTTCTCCGATGTGAATGCAGTGAGCATGGCCATGGAGAGCCGCTTCTCTTCCTCTTATACGGACAGAACACCGACAGCGGGAACTACTCAAGGCCTGCCAGTTTCGAGGGGATGGACAAGTTCGACACCGACTTAAGCACGCTGCATCCCATCTTGACTGAATGCCGTGTTACAAAATCTGACATGGAGCTTGCCCTCATTCAGCATGCCAACGATGTCAGCTCAGAAGCGCACGTTGAGGTCATGAGGAAGATCAAGCCAGGCATGACGGAAAATCAGTTGGAGAGCACCTTTCGTTGCCATGCATCCATGCCAAGGTTCCGGTCGAAATTTCAAGATTTTCCATGGTTACCGCGTATTTCCGTACCCCTGG GCTGCCGGCGTTGCTCCTACACATGCGTATGTGCCACTGGACAGAACAGTTCCATTCTTCATTATGGACAAAATGATGGGACGGTGAACGACGGAGACATGGCTCTGATGGACATGGGAGCTGAATACAACTTCTATGCCTCTGACATCACATGTTCATACCCTACCAATGGAAAATTCACAAGAAATCAGGCAGTTGTGTACAATGCCGTCCTCAAGGCTCATAATGATGTGATATCGCATATGCGGCCTGGAGTAAAATGGATCGACATGCACAAGCTGGCGGAGCGGAGAATACTTGAGTCTCTAAAGGAAGAAGATATCATCCGTGGTGATATTGGTGACATGATGGACAGAAGGTTGGGTGCCGTTTTCATGCCTCATGGTCTTGGGCACTTGCTTGGAATCGACGCCCATGATCCCGGAGGCTACCCTGAGGGTTTGGAGAGGCCGGAGGAGCCGGGATTGAGATCCTTGCGGACCACAAGAGAACTTAAACAAGGCATGGTTATTACGGTCGAGCCGGGCTGTGATTTCATTGACGCTTTGCTGGGGCAGGCCAGGGATGACCCAATTTGCTCAagcttcttcaactgggaaaagATAGAAATGTACCGAAGCTTTGGTGGTGTTCGCATCGAAAGTAATGTGTATGTGACGGCGCAAGGATGCAAGAACCTCACGAACTGCCCCCGAGAGCGAAATCGAAGCGGTAATGGCTGGTGCGCCCTGGCATTCACGTGA